TCGTCGTCGTCTCCGGACCGGACTCCGGTTCGCAGATCCTGCTCGACACCGATGTGGTGACAGTGGGGCGCAGCCCGAACGCCGACATCTTCCTCGACGATGTCACGGTCTCGCGCAAGCATGCGGAATTCATTCGGACTCCGAGCGGATTCACGCTGCGCGACACGGGCTCACTCAACGGAACATATGTGGGCCGGCAGCTGATCGATTCCATTGAACTGCAGAACGGAGCCGATGTGCAGATCGGCAAGTTCCGGATGATTTTCCAGCAGCGTCCGCGCTCCTGACCGGGGGATAATGTCAAACGTCGAAGTTGAGGTTGTTGGTGTCCGCATCGAAATGCCCGCCAATCAGCCGATCCTTTTGCTCAAAGCAACAGAGCCTGCCTACTACCTGCCGATCTGGGTGGGAGCCATCGAAGCGAATGCACTCTCGATCGCACAGCGGGGCCTGACCCCGCCGCGTCCGATGGCTCATGCCCTTCTGCTCGATACGCTCGAAGCCTATGAGGCGTCATTGGCCGATGTCACGATCACCGGTCGGGACGGGCAGATCTTCCTGGCCGAGCTGCATACGAACGATGGGAAGTCGATCTCCGCTCGGCCCTCGGACGCGGTGACACTGGCGCTGACGGCGTCGTGTCCTGTATACGTCGACTCGGAACTTCTCGAAGAAGCCGGAATCGAAGCGCCCGAAGCCGACGAGGAGGAAGTCGCCCAGTTCAGGGACTTCCTCGACAACGTGTCGGCCGAAGACTTCGAAAGCGGCCCCGAAACACCATGAAAGTACGATTGTGAGCCTTCATATCGATCCGGTATTCGCCAACAGTGACAGTGCCCCGGCAGGCACGAACAATCTCACCGGTCTTGATGACTGGCGTGAGATGGATCCGCAACAGCAGCCGACCTATCTCGATGGGCCGGCGCTCGATGATGCGCTGAGCAGCCTGAGCGACTCTCCACCACTGATCTTCGCCGGTGAGGCCGACGTGCTCAAGCAGCGCATTGCTGCCGCTTCCCGCGGTGAGGCCTTCGTCCTCGCCGGCGGTGACTGCGCCGAGTCCTTCGCCGACGCTCAAGCCGATAAGATCCGTGCCAGGGTTCAGACCGTGCTGCAGATGGCAGCGGTGCTCACCTACGGCGGTTCGATGCCGGTCGTCAAGCTCGGTCGTATGGCGGGCCAGTTCGCCAAGCCGCGGTCCGCGGACATGGAGACCCGCGAGGGTGTCACACTTCCTTCGTACCGAGGCGACATCGTCAACGGCTATGAATTCACCGAGGCGTCACGCCGTCACGATCCCGCGCGACTGCTGCAGGCATACCACGTCTCCGCTTCCACGCTCAATCTGATCCGTGCCTTCACCCAGGGCGGGTTCGCAGACCTGCGACTCGTCCACGAGTGGAACCGTGGGTTCCTGACATCCAACCCCGGCTACCAGCGCTATGAGCAGACCGCGCGCGAGATCGATCGTGCGATTCGCTTCATGGACGCATGCGGGGCCGACTTCGACGCCCTGAAGACGACCGAGTTCTATGCCGCACACGAGGCTCTTCTGCTCGAATACGAGCGGGCGCTGACACGTATCGATTCGCGCACCGGTCAGGCCTACGATGTGTCCGGACACTTCCTGTGGATCGGGGAGCGCACCCGCGACATCGATGGTGCGCACGTGGACTTCCTGTCGAAGGTCCGCAACCCCATCGGCGTCAAGCTCGGCCCGACGGCCACCGCGGATGAGGCTCTGACTCTGGCCGAGAAGCTCGACCCTGACGCCGAGCCGGGGCGACTGACGTTCGTGACTCGCATGGGCGCGGGAAAGATCACCGAGGCGCTGCCGGAGCTGCTCTCCGGGATCGGGGATCGTCTTCCGCATGTGACCTGGGTCTGCGATCCCATGCACGGCAACACCATCACGTCGAACACGGGGTACAAGACGCGCCGGTTCGAAGACGTCATGGCCGAAGTCGAAGGATTCTTCAACGCGCATCAGGATGCCGGAACCGTTCCCGGCGGACTCCACATCGAACTCACCGGCGATGACGTCACGGAGATCATGGGCGGAGCGACGGAGATCGACGATGAGGGGCTTCGCCGCCGCTACGAGACCCTCGTCGACCCCCGGCTCAATCACGACCAGTCACTGGAGATGGCCTTCCAGGTCGCCGAATACCTCACCCGCCGCAGCTGAGGCGAAATGACCACCGGCTGATCCGAAACCGATGGCCCTGCGATCTGATCGCAGGGCCATCGGTTCGTTCCGGACTCGGAGGGACTCAGTCGTCCTTCTTCTTGTCCTCGTCCTTCTTGCTGTCCTTGCCGTCGTCCTTCTTCTTCTCGTCCTTCTTGTCGTCGTTGTCCTCGTCCTTTTTCTCCTCGCCCTTGGAGACGCGGACGATGATGAGGGAGTTGTCCGGCTTCGACTTCGAGCTCGTCGGCCACTGCGAGACGATCTTCCCCTTCGGGACGTCGTCGGAGAAGACCTCGTCCTTGCCGACACGGAATCCGCGCTTGGCCAGGGTGGCATAGGCCGCGTCGAAGGTCAGCCCTTCGACATTGGGAACGGGGATGGGCTTTTCGCCCCTGGAGACGACGAGATCGACCTCGCTGTCCTTCGACAGCTCCTCACCGGACTTCTTTGAAGCCGAAATGACGACGTCCTGGTCGACCGAGTCGCTGTACTGCTCATCGACCTTCCCGACTGCCAGATCGGCCTTTTTCAGCGCCGCCTCGGCGTCTTCTGTGTTGAGGCCTTCGAGTTTGGGCACCTCGAACATCTCTTCGCCCTTGGACACGACGACCGTGACGGTCGAATCCGGTGCGAGTTCGGACCCGCCGACCGGTTGTGTGCCGATGACGGTGCCGGCCGGGACGCTGTCGTCGTAGACCTTCTTCGGTTGCGTCTCGAGTCCGGTCTCCTCGATCTGCGAGGTCACCTCGTCCAAGTCTTTGCCCGCAAGCTCTGCAGGCACGATCGACGTGGGAGCCGGCAGATTCGCGATGACCAGCCAGGCGATGAGGACCAGGACGAGCAGCCCCGCGCCGATGGTCGTCGCCAGTCGCCGTCGGCGCCTGCGCACTGGTGCCGAACTCGCCGAGGCGGCGCCGGCGGCAGCCGCGGTCGCAGACTTGTCGTCGTGGCTGTGTTTCTCGTCGCCCTCGTCGTGGTCCTGTCCGTCGTCGGTGTCATGGTCGGAGTTCGGGCCGACACCAGCACCGGCACCTGCAGCCGCGGCACCGTCGTCCGTGTCGTCGTCGACCACGTCGGTTTCCTCCGCTGTGCCGGACTCCTCTTCCGCCGCCTCCTCCTCATCGTCATCATCGAGATAGGGGATCTCGTCGGTGCGTGATCGCTTCTCCTTGGGAGCATCGGCTCCGAGGGCGATGCTCGCGGTCAGCGCGGAGGAGTGCTTACCCGGTTCCGCGTCGGGGTCGCCGAAATCGAGCTCGCTTTCGTTCATCTCCGCGTGTGCCTCGGCGAGGGCATTGCGGAACTGAGAGGCGTCGTCGGGGCGATCCTCGGGATCCTTCGACGTCGCCCACAGGACCAGGGCGTCGAGGAGGGGGCTGAGGCCGGTGACCTGTTCCGAGGGAGGAGGAACGGAGTCGTGGACATGCCGGTAGGCGACCTGGATGGGGACGTCGTCCGTGTACGGCTGCATCCCGGTGAGCATCTCGTAGAACATGATGCCGACGGTGTAGAGGTCGGTGCGGGCGTCTGCCCCGGTACGAGTGACGAGCTCCGGTGCCACGTACCCGACCGTGCCGATCAGCGTCTTCGTCGTGGTCGCCGTCGTCACGGCGCGCGCCAGACCGAAGTCCGCGAGCTTGACCTGCCCGTCGGTGCCGAGGAGCACGTTGTCGGGCTTGAGGTCGCGGTGGATGATTCCCGTGGAATGGACGGCCTCGAGAGCGGCGAGGATCGCATCGAGGACGACGATCGCCTGTCTCGGAGTGAACGTTGCCCGATGCTTGAGCTCGCGGCGCAGAGTCACCGAGGGCAGGTACTCCATCACCAGGTAGACGGTGTCGCCGTCGCGAGCCTGGTCGTGGATGGCGACGAGGTTCGGGTGGGTCAGCCGCCCGGCATTGATCGCTTCGCGTCGGAACCGTTCGACGAAGGTCTCATCGCCGATCAGGTGCTCATGCATGACCTTGATCGCGATCTCACGGTCGAGTCTCAGATCCGTTCCCCGATAGACCATCGCCATGCCGCCGCGAGCGATCTTCGCGTCGATGCGGTACCTGTCGTTGAGGAC
The Brevibacterium marinum genome window above contains:
- a CDS encoding bifunctional nuclease family protein; the protein is MPANQPILLLKATEPAYYLPIWVGAIEANALSIAQRGLTPPRPMAHALLLDTLEAYEASLADVTITGRDGQIFLAELHTNDGKSISARPSDAVTLALTASCPVYVDSELLEEAGIEAPEADEEEVAQFRDFLDNVSAEDFESGPETP
- a CDS encoding class II 3-deoxy-7-phosphoheptulonate synthase — protein: MSLHIDPVFANSDSAPAGTNNLTGLDDWREMDPQQQPTYLDGPALDDALSSLSDSPPLIFAGEADVLKQRIAAASRGEAFVLAGGDCAESFADAQADKIRARVQTVLQMAAVLTYGGSMPVVKLGRMAGQFAKPRSADMETREGVTLPSYRGDIVNGYEFTEASRRHDPARLLQAYHVSASTLNLIRAFTQGGFADLRLVHEWNRGFLTSNPGYQRYEQTAREIDRAIRFMDACGADFDALKTTEFYAAHEALLLEYERALTRIDSRTGQAYDVSGHFLWIGERTRDIDGAHVDFLSKVRNPIGVKLGPTATADEALTLAEKLDPDAEPGRLTFVTRMGAGKITEALPELLSGIGDRLPHVTWVCDPMHGNTITSNTGYKTRRFEDVMAEVEGFFNAHQDAGTVPGGLHIELTGDDVTEIMGGATEIDDEGLRRRYETLVDPRLNHDQSLEMAFQVAEYLTRRS
- the pknB gene encoding Stk1 family PASTA domain-containing Ser/Thr kinase, with amino-acid sequence MSARKDPLIGTVLNDRYRIDAKIARGGMAMVYRGTDLRLDREIAIKVMHEHLIGDETFVERFRREAINAGRLTHPNLVAIHDQARDGDTVYLVMEYLPSVTLRRELKHRATFTPRQAIVVLDAILAALEAVHSTGIIHRDLKPDNVLLGTDGQVKLADFGLARAVTTATTTKTLIGTVGYVAPELVTRTGADARTDLYTVGIMFYEMLTGMQPYTDDVPIQVAYRHVHDSVPPPSEQVTGLSPLLDALVLWATSKDPEDRPDDASQFRNALAEAHAEMNESELDFGDPDAEPGKHSSALTASIALGADAPKEKRSRTDEIPYLDDDDEEEAAEEESGTAEETDVVDDDTDDGAAAAGAGAGVGPNSDHDTDDGQDHDEGDEKHSHDDKSATAAAAGAASASSAPVRRRRRRLATTIGAGLLVLVLIAWLVIANLPAPTSIVPAELAGKDLDEVTSQIEETGLETQPKKVYDDSVPAGTVIGTQPVGGSELAPDSTVTVVVSKGEEMFEVPKLEGLNTEDAEAALKKADLAVGKVDEQYSDSVDQDVVISASKKSGEELSKDSEVDLVVSRGEKPIPVPNVEGLTFDAAYATLAKRGFRVGKDEVFSDDVPKGKIVSQWPTSSKSKPDNSLIIVRVSKGEEKKDEDNDDKKDEKKKDDGKDSKKDEDKKKDD